From Lepus europaeus isolate LE1 chromosome 3, mLepTim1.pri, whole genome shotgun sequence, a single genomic window includes:
- the GJB7 gene encoding LOW QUALITY PROTEIN: gap junction beta-7 protein (The sequence of the model RefSeq protein was modified relative to this genomic sequence to represent the inferred CDS: inserted 2 bases in 2 codons), whose product MSWMFLRDLLSGXKYSAGIGRLWLAVVFISRLLVYIVAVEHVWKDEQREFECNIRQPGCETVCFDHFFLISQVRLWALQLIMVSTPSLLVVLHVAYREGREKRHRKKLYVSPGTMDGGLXISLIVKTGFEIGFLVLFYKLYDGFRFPYLLKCALQLCPNTVDCFISKPTEKTIFILFLVITSCLRIVLNFIELSFLVLRCFIKRCLKRYSKNLRASGCERHNFRCVGSNKMGTPAILQNHHSGLTTDTPRQPEAKLLCDTQVG is encoded by the exons ATGAGTTGGATGTTCCTCAGAGACCTTCTAAGTG GTAAATACTCAGCTGGCATTGGGAGGCTATGGCTGGCTGTTGTGTTCATCTCCCGTTTGCTGGTCTACATAGTAGCAGTAGAGCACGTCTGGAAAGATGAGCAGAGAGAATTTGAGTGCAACATTAGACAGCCTGGTTGTGAAACTGTGTGTTTTGACCACTTCTTCCTCATATCCCAGGTTAGACTTTGGGCCTTACAGCTAATTATGGTCTCCACGCCTTCTCTTCTCGTAGTTCTACATGTAGCCTATcgtgaggggagggagaaaaggcacagaaagaaactCTATGTGAGCCCAGGTACGATGGATGGAGGCC TTATCAGCCTCATTGTTAAAACTGGCTTTGAAATTGgcttccttgttttgttttataagctCTATGATGGATTTCGTTTTCCTTACCTTTTGAAGTGTGCTTTGCAGCTTTGTCCTAACACTGTGGACTGTTTCATCTCCAAACCCACGGAGAAAACCATCTTCATCCTCTTCTTGGTCATCACTTCATGCTTGCGCATTGTGCTGAACTTCATTGAACTGAGCTTTTTAGTTCTCAGGTGTTTTATTAAGCGCTGCCTCAAAAGATATTCTAAAAACCTCAGGGCCTCAGGATGTGAGCGTCACAACTTCAGGTGTGTTGGAAGCAATAAGATGGGGACCCCTGCTATACTCCAGAATCACCATTCAGGCTTGACCACAGACACACCCCGACAACCTGAAGCAAAGCTACTTTGTGACACACAAGTGGGTTAA